The DNA segment AttgtgagcgcgcgcgcgcgtgtgtgggCGAGAGGTAGGAAATGGATGACAATTTCCACAGCATCGATCGTGTCGCGTAGATTTTGATGGGCGAGCGAAGTGTACAGGAAACGGAAAACGCAACACCGAGTGACCAAATATTGAAGTGCTAAGCGAAAGTGATTACAGCACTCATCTTCGCATTGTAACGCGCAACaagagggtgtgtgtgtgtctgtgtgtatatttgtttGCGGCAAGTGTGATAATATTCGAGTTTAttttcctccttcttcttcctgtTCACGACCATCTCCACAAcagtgcgcgtgtgtgtgtgtttactctTAAAGCGCCGCCTGGTTGTGTAACATAACAATCTCTTTCCAATTGAATGCTTTTGCCTGGTTAAGACGAGCTCGCAAAGAGAAAACGTAACCCGTGGCAACAGAAAGTGGCCAATCGGGGCCGTCAGTTTTGTGTTGTTAAATCAAAGGAGGCACAATATTCTCTTTCtgtgcagcaacaaaacaactcGACAATGAAGCGCACCAGGATCTGGTCAGGATGGAGCATCAGCGTGATGTTGCTACTGGTAGCTCTTTTGCACTGTAGCGCCACCGGTGGACAGGAGGTGAACGTGACGCTTGCGCAGCCGGAAGGAACCAACCAAAGCATCAACTTCTCGTTCGATCGGTTGATACTGCTCGAGGAAAAGCTGACCGTGTTCGACATCAAACGCATCGCCAACGGGTGGAGCACGCTGCGGCCCCGTCTTAGCGGCACGTGCGGCGACCAGATGACGCAGTATCTGCTGGGCCTGCAGGAGGAGAAGCTTTGGGCGCTAAAGAGTGAGTTCAGTTGAATGAATTTCCCTTAAACTGTCCAAGCTCGTTCCGTTCCACTCAATCACATTACACTTGTAGCGCGTGGACCTTACAACTGTATTTCCTGCGGACAAGCAGGAAAAAGGTCGTAAAAGACAAATAGCAATTAGAGTCCGTTTGTTTCAcccttttcttctctctctctcttaatGGATATGTTCCAGCTCAGTTAGTATGACTTAATTTTTTGCACCCGTCTGTGTCTGTGGGTCAGGAAAAGGTACGGCCTTCCTGACCAGAAACATCCTTCCCCGGGACCGATTGTAACGCGTGTAATGACGCGCATCAAACTACTGTTTCCACCCATTGCcgccctttttttctgctgctgctgctgctgttgtccgttgttgttgtgcgaaATGTTTGTTATGCGGTGGTGTGATTTTCTTCACATGCCACCCTACCATTTCTTCACCCTCACTCGGCCCCACGGCCCTCTAtcgtctctctctttctgtgtgtTAATGTTGCACTTTTAGTCACTGCGCCGttgcgttgctgctgctgctgccgcttggGGGTGAGTTGAGCCGTTTTAGTGGCATAATGTCATAATGACGGCATTGGCAGGCggctcctcccccccccccttcttcGTTTGATGTAGAAACAAATCGACAAGAAACCCTTCCCATCCCTTCCTTCGCTTTCAAACCTGCTGCGAGGGAAAAAATGCAATTCAGGCCATGGTGAGGATCAATCGATcgtctttctttctttctttctttcgcgtTTCGTTCCTTTCCGTGTTGTTGGGGGGAGTTTTTTCACACACCatcaaagaaaaacgaaatgaaaatgtCTTGATatccacacacagacagacagacacgcTTTAGCCCACACACCACTGGTAGGGGGTGGTGCAATGGAGCGGCATAGCGATCACCGGGTTGGGTATGGGGGAAGGGAGAGAGGGGAGGCGGGATAGTGCAACAGATGGCGTGTCGGGTGGCCCCAATGATGGCGAAAGCTTACATAATTTCGTGCACAAACCTAACACTTTTCAATCGGCCTTTGCAGGGGGAAGGGaggggtggggtggggtgAGGTGgggttttcccttttgcttttcctttggtttggttgtttgttgttgttgcttctgcATTGGACTGTGTGATTCTGTGTGGAGGAAGGTggttttttgtctgtttgcaTGATATGATGGCTCCCTTGGGCTATGGGTCGAGCAGTTTGATTGCGATTGAAGGCGATTAGGGTCGGAATGGGAttgattcttttttgtgtgatgtgccacaaaaaacacacactatcATGGCTTTAAGATCTCTTgtgggggtttttttctcaTGTAAGATCGTTTTGCCATTTCACAACGATCGGTATCGGTATCATTCGGTGATCTTGAGCCACTTGTCAAGAAATTAATTGGCACTATTTTAAtatacctttttttgtgtgtcttagAAAGGAAAAATCGTACAAAACTTGATTGCTCAATCACTGAAACGTCCTCAAGATCGTCGATCGTAATAgtgtcattttttgttgctgtttgttattgttagTGAGAATTGAGTAGAAAACTGCAGCTCACCGAACAAATAACAAACCCACCATACTGTCCATGCTGTCCAGCCACCGTCCAGGAGCGGCTTAGCTAGCTTAGCCATTCCCCGGCCAAAGGCACACGTTTGTTTGCTCCGGCCGCGCTTGTTTGGTTGGGCCATTAGTGGCTGATGCAGCAAACTCCCCTTACACCGGCTGAACTGTGCTCGTACCAACGGTTGATAAAGTGGTTGTAATGCAATAAAGCAGCGATCTGGTTGGggcgtctctctctctctgggcAAATACTCGTTTCCTGGCGTAGGGCCGGGTATTTGTTCCGCGGGGCCACTATATTCCAACTTGTAGGGAATATCCACTTCGATGCTCTCCGCCCGATAGCCATCACGTGAGTGGCGCAATTTTTGCATTGAAAATCACAAATCGAACCTAAAACACTCCTCCGTGGTAGGTCATACAGAGCGAGGTGATTATTATAATGATTAGAGTTTTCTgtcaaggttttttttctgtgtgtggcGTTTGTGGCGTACACAAAAGCAGGTTTGGTTTCGCTTTTCGATGTGAGCAGCGTGGGTCACGTACGAAAGATTCCCACGAGCATCAAAACGTTTGATTTTCATCATAATTCCATCGCGTATCAGCGTATGAGCTAATAGCAAACCAATTGGAATGCTGCAATTTGCCTTGATAGTGTTGATTTGTCTTTATTTAGCAAACATGAATACTCATTCGTTGTTTTAAGGTAAAATTTTACTGTTTATCTCGTTTCTCAGACAATCGGTGTATGAATCATTCCCCAGTGCAGGCTGGAAAATGAATTTTCCCcttgaaaagtgaaacagCAACCAACAAAGAACTGATTCGAATGTGTTTTCCCCATTCAAAATAacgctttttttctgtcgAGCCTTTCTTTGTTCGGAGTAGTTCGCATCAAAATTTGCAtaccggttttttgttttgtgtgtgtggttgcttCTTTATGCTTCACTCTTCATTTTGCACATTTGGGCGATaaaatttgcttttttgcaaGGCCATTGCCATAAGGAATGGAGTTTAGAATATTTCCGGAACATTCCATCGTCGCACCATCGAGCAAAATAACTGTCCCACCACGTCTTTCACCTTCTTTGTGTTGCAATTTAAGATAAGAAGAGGTTTTAAGCAAATCGCATCGCAAAAGCAACCATCCACCGCACCGACCATCTTTCTCGGTGCAAAATGTGGTCAAACGACATGTTTGCCTTCTTCCGGCTAGTCGTGAACTCTGTCGCTatgggacgacgacgacgacgacgacaatcTGCACAGCTTGCGCGCGTATACAGGTACCTGATTTGAAGTTCAAACCTGATCGATCGCAAAAAGTGAAACTAATGGAGTGGAAACGCCTCCTCCCAGGGTAAACCCCTCCCCGGCTGCAAAGTGGCTAATGACTGACTCTTCAGATCGGCCATTGTGGGACGATCGCTTCCTGTGTGAAGCGAAAATGGTGCAATCATGTCATCCCAAAAAAGTGTCCAGATGCTCCAGAAAGAGCAGAAATGACTGAGCTTTTGACATTTGAGGGCTGCTCGGACAGGAAAAGTCATCGCGCGACCGTCGCATGCTTTTAAACTATttcaccatacacacacaccgttggGCCGTTCCCTAGTCCCCGCATTGGCTTCGGTTTACCACCAAATCCACAAACGGACCGTACCGAATGTGTATTCATAATTTCTCTCACCACAGCCCACACCGCACAGGCTGACTGACTGACTCAATCGAAAACGAAGGGGCGGGGGGAGACCGATCGCGCGTAATAGCAAATGCGTAACAACACAGATCCTCCCGCTCCAACTCGTTCCCTTTCCTCTTCGTTCCCtccgctctgcactgcatccGTGGCCCCATTCGATTTCTTCACCGGCTTCAGCTGAATGGGTTgtatacacacaaacacagacagacacacggTTGAGTTGTGTTCAAACCCCttctgtctcaatcatcatccatcaccaccaccgccggttTTCCCAACTCAACTTCGAAACCTCAACCCCCCCCACAAGACGACCGCTGCAACAGACCATGGTGGCCACGATGTGAGCCGCGTGCGCGTGTTACGTCACATCCAAATACGAAAAAGTGAAAACGAAAGTACGAAAGGAGAGTGCTTTCGGTGCATACAGGTAGACATAACCCTTGAGTGACGAGCACCACTGTCCTGACGATCATCCCTTAAGAGAGCGATGCAGATAGTCTGTTTGGGTGTTGAACGAAGAATTGTCAAGGTGCGCAAGAGTCCCGATGTGGGGTTTGTCTTGTGACAGTGAAACAAACCCCGCTCTTCCAACGGGTTCCGCCCATTGGAGGGTTTTGGGATGCGCTTCCAGCGGGGCATCACAATGGGCGGGAGGGAAAACctgtttcttgttgttgtggacagaccgctgcctcatcctgagggctcgtcgttgacagcagggctgtcatccggtgacgtcctcagtgaggatcgcggcgcgagcaggaccagccgtcctctccccgcattgcgtgtgtgttgtttatattatttattaccaaTGTTAATTGTACCCATACCAAAGATAGTGACAAAAtatatattctgtttgtgccgtacacaccACCGTCTCATGTTTGtattgtgcggacacaacagtggcgacgaggatgggatcctcctcGCGTAGGGGGGGATCCTACAAAGGACCGACGCAGCACGGAGGTCACCATCGCGGTTCCACCATCGCGCAACCGCCATCGCGCAGGATGGGCACGCTTGGGCTTGCGCGAAGCCCTGAAGGGATCCTCACTCCGCTGCAGCACTATACCGGACAAAGCGAGGGGACATTCCGCTTTGGACCGTCGTCACACGGCATCACCGCCGCCCGCTGCAGCGTCATCGGACACACTGGTGCAGTATTGTCGTGCGCGGCATCACGGCCGCCCTTGCTGCACCAGCATCATCGCGGAGCCCGATAAGGCACAGTGCTGAGGCATTTCGGCTGCCCCCTGTGGACCTTCATCGCCGGCGCTCCAGCTGCACAGGTGCGTCTCGACGGCGACACCACTGTCGCCCCTGTGCAGCACCATCACATGTGTCCCGAGTGCACAGTCGTCGTGCGCGGCATCACGGTCGCCCGCTGTGCACtcgcatcgtcatcatcatcaccatcatcctgCGCGCCCTGCACAGCAGTTCACCGGCAGCGACATCACGGTCACCCCTGTGCAGTGGTACCGGCTGAGCGGTCCAAGCGCGCGCGGCACCACGGCCGCCCCCTGCTCAGCCGCACATCGACGCCCCAACGGCATCAGCATTCGTAGAGCTGCCTCAGCAGCATCATCGGCGTCCGGTGCAACTACGTACGACAGCGGCAGCGTCATCAGCTGCAGTGgcaccgacaacaacaacaacaacaacaataacaccaCAGCGGCTGCAACGGAACGAGCGAGCGCAGCACATCGGCTGCCCCCTGCTCATCCCGTTGAGCGTATGGCATGGAGGCCGGTCTGCACTCTCCCCCGTTACATAGCGTCCCATGACCCGTACGCTTGCCACGCCGGTTTTATTCGTAATAAAACCGCTGCGTCGGCTTAAGCCGTACCGGCTAAATTAAaacggggagatgttgtggacagaccgctgcctcatcctgagggctcgtcgttgacagcagggctgtcatccggtgacgtcctcagtgaggatcgcggcgcgagcaggaccagccgtcctctccccgcattgcgtgtgtgttgtttatattatttattaccaaTGTTAATTGTACCCATACCAAAGATAGTGACAAAAtatatattctgtttgtgccgtacacaccACCGTCTCATGTTTGtattgtgcggacacaacactTGTGCATTTTCCATTTCGATCAACAATGATCGTTcaatttttccttcttcgGGGGTTTTCTTCGTGCTTCTTCCCCCCCACCCTTTTTGCGCGATCGAACCAACCGTGATGCAACAGTCTGTTGGTGTGTGTCGGTGGGCTTTAATGGGCATCATGCCGTTGTACATTTGCTTTGTCATTTTGTCGAACCCCGATGGTAACGGAGTAACACCCCCGTGCCAAAAGCAAGACATAATATTGTTATCATACACTGgtcactctgtgtgtgtgtgtgtgttacttttttcttcaaactCGACACAAGAAGGTCACATGGGTTGTGCGCGGCGTTTCGCCTAAGGCACACATTGGAGCGCATGACTCGCATGGCTGTATTATGATGAGCGGGTTTATGAAGTTAACAAatttataagaaaaaaacccctttccgCGGTTGTAACAGTTTTGTAAAGCTAAATAGAAAGGTTCGaaatcgaaacaaaatcaGAAATTCagtgttccattttttccagAGGTTCGTCTTCTCTTTTTGGGGCAGTCGCTCGTTGaagttctttgttttgttcgaaGTAAATCTGTGCGCCGTTCAAGTTTACATTTAATTTCCCTTTCATTTTACAGCTTTGCTTAcccaaaatcaatcaaatcggTAACGCTTGTGTATCGTCCGGTATGTAACgggttgtgtgcgtgtgtgtgtttgggttttttgtgttgtttcgcTTGCTCTTTGCAGGCATCTTCGCAGGGGCGGCAGTGGGGGATGATGATATGTATAGCCAACGCATAGTGGAGAAGGTGAAGCAAGGGGGGAATGCAGTCAAAATTTAGGTCATTGTTTTAAGGTAGCGAGCGCTTGGGAGCTTTACCAGATGGAATCTGGCGGGGttttttcgttgctgtttgttgtggTTCAGTGCTAGTTGAGCTGGTTTGTGggttgctgatgatgatgatcatgatgatgatgatgttgttgagGTGTTGCGTGTACGCTGGCTGTATCGTCATCTTTGAATCATCAGTGTAGAGATCTCAGCCGACCTTTGCTCTCTCTTCGATGgcaccacacacgcacgcgctGGAGAAACTGAAGGGCTTCTGAGCCAAGGCGCCCTTTTGATAATCATGAATTTCAAGAAAGCTTACAAAATTATGCTGCCCCagtttgagtgtgtgtatgtgggagCAAGCAGAGACAACTTTGTacccccgtgtgtgtgtttttctccaACATTCAACATGAAAAGGAAACAGTAACGATCCTTTGCTTCGCTCTCGTGATTTTGCTCTCGAACGATCTTTTATTAAGCGCTGCCGCGAGACATAGCCTCGGGAGAAATTTCGGCAAGACTGTGCAATGACCATTGCGAAAGTCGCTAACAACTCTGTCTCCGACGAACTGTGTCACCGTACGCCCGACCGCACTGGCGCGCAATAATTGTCTCTCGTACGCATCCCCCAAAGGCTTTCTTTCCTTGCGATCGTCCGATCGCCGTTTGCCAATTTTACCCGTTTAACCCAGTGGCCATGAATTTTTCGACATCGATGCAATTTGCAGTGTCTGTGACCCGCTTTCCACAGTACctcccctcacacacacactcataacCCTCCAGGGCAGGGTAGAAAAGTGTATGATCGACGTATGGCTCACGTTCGATTAATCCGTCCATCGTCCTCGTCGGGCGGCGGTTTGCGAATTCAAAAACATTCGTCATCAGACCAAGGTCCTTTCGGCGAGCAGAAGGGAAGTTCCAAGGTccggttatgtttttttttttcaaaaaaggcGGGAAAGTGGATGCGGCATAACTAACTGAATGAATGATCCGTTAACAATGCTGCCCGGCCCGGGTGGCCCCATATATGCGTTGACTTTGGCACGTCGTTTGTTCATCATTGTGCATTCCACGAACATCCGAAATCGTGCTTCGTAATCGCCGGCCTAGGGGACGTCAAGGAGTGGGTCTGTTTACCTTTTGTCCCATTTCATTTTCCCCTTTCTTGGAAATTTCAATGTCAACCGAAAATGTTGTTGATGCCCTTCCACCCAGCCTGGTCCCGATCGCCGGGAATCGGGTTCGTTGTGTATGTGGTGGCTGAGCAAGGAAAGCAAATCACTGTGCATACAATTATGGCACTTTTGCGGCACAGTCTTGACACAGTCTTGAGGGAAGCTGTGCGAATGAGAagacattttttgtgtgtttacgTAGGCAGTAAAAGCTCCCAAAAAAtgtcactctctctctctgtctacCTCTTAACCAGACTCTTGCAACTCCTTTTTCGGGCTGGGGAAGCTCGTTAATGTTTCGTCCTTGAGTTCATCCAAGCTGCGtgtaactgtgtgtgtgtgttggtagtGCGCAGTGGTAGATGGGTTTGGCTTTAAAACGAGCACACCACTAAGGGCTCACGGGGACTTTCGAAAGTTTGTTGCATTGTAGCCGTGCAATTGCCTTCGGTTTCGCCGTTTCGTTGGTGTCGTTTTTGCATgcggtttttattttccccaATTGCAACGATTGTCacttatacacacacagacagacacacgcgACCACGGTGTACGGGTCGGTTGGGGATTACATAAAGGAAAGGTAACGAACGGCCTTTGGCCGCACGGTGGCATGGTGCAGCTCATTATCCGTTGCACCAGAAGAAGGACGTCGGTACAGGGTCGTACCGAAGGCTGCTGCAGTCAGTAAGGAAGGAGGCGTTGATGCTGGTGTTCGATTGCTATTCAAAACGGTTGGATCGCCATGCACCCTACATTAGCTCACATGCATGTACGACCGGTCAAAACCACTAATCTCGACGGAGACAAACATTAAATTGCCACTGCTGTAACCGCTAATCCCACACCGGGAACTGCACGGAGTGGCCTAATAAGTCactagcaccaccaccaccaccatcagcagcttGCTTTAGCGGACCAAATAGACACCGTCCCGCCAACCCAAAAAGGGGAAGGGACGGGCTAGAAAATGGGTCAGTAGTGGTCGCGTAATCGCGTCCACCGCCACAGCTGTTTTGCATTTTGGCGCAACATCTGTgagagtgagtgtgttttttgttgttgttgttgttgcttccacGTGCTCCCAAAGCCGCGCAAAGATATATTCGCCTTGATGATTAAGGAAAGCGCCGAAGCCGCAAGCGGTGGtgaaatgatgcaaaaaaaaaaacagtgaaaatAGACACACGCAATCAGCGGTGTGACGGGAATGCGGTTCGAAGCGCAAGATGAAGGCGGTTATGCGAACgtatcgtcgtcgtcgtcgtcgtcgtcgtaagCTTTGGTTTGTGTGCTGGCCAGCAAAACAGGATCGCCCGTTTCGCGGTTGGCTAACGAACTGAGAAATGTTTGCCTGAccgatatttttgtttttcccccgtttGGCCATACCGGGACGTCGAGCATTACGTCAGAATAGCATGATCGTTGGTTGGATTGGACGAGATCCCACTAAGGGGAGGGTGTATGGCTTCGTTAGATGTGACACTTTTTGACTGTTTTACGAAACCGACGAAACTGTGGCGACTATTTATTTGGTGAATCAGTCAGTGTGTCAATCAAGGTTCCCGGTTGCGCGAGGGAAAGACTCCAAGAAGCGTGATCTTTGCAGCTGAAAGTGAATGGAGAATTTAAGTAAGGTCGTTCCGGTGCAGCTTTGGTGCAGCCGGGAGTGAACGGAGACAGAGCTCGGTCGGGACAGTTCTTTCAGTTCAGTAGGATGCTTGATGCCCGAGGTCTACGGGTAATGGTGAGGCTTTTCAAGGGAATTGCAGTACTCTCTGCAGTGTCTGAGTTCTGAGCGTAGTTCCAGATCTTTCCAACTGAGGAAACAACAAAAGTTGGGTAAAGTCTTCAGAAAGTCTTGCATCACGGAAGCAGATGACTAGCGAGAGATGAGTTCTCGTGCAACAATCGGAAGAGAGGACGTTCAGGTGATTTCAGCTTTCGAAAGTGTTTGCCAACCAGTTTACCTTCTGCCGTGGTGGTGAGGGTCATTGACTGATTGAGCACGTGTGCTCACACCctcaaaaaaagaagaaaagatgCTCCACGAAGACAATGAGTTGATGCTGATGATTGAAGAATATAATTGTGTCATTTTTCATCTCAACAGTAAGATATTAATCTTGGACCGTTGCAAAGATAAATGTCAAGCAGTGaacattcgttttttttgcgcggCATCCATTCTCAAGGATAGATCAGTCGGAACTGGATGTCCTTTTCGGCATTTAATGCATtcaaagaaacgaaaagatGTAAATTTTTCGCGCATTCTGTTTGTTCTGGCTAGCCATTGTGAGTTATTTTTAAGCTTAAATTATTCAATGATAATCACCTCGCACGAGCGCCGAGTCTAGCCGAGATGGTGTCCTGCGACGGAATAGCTCAATACGTTATCAGGTTTATGGGGACTAACAATTAGCGAGAGCCTTGGGGAACTTTCCTTGTTCGatccgtgtgtttgtgtgtgggtacTGGCAATATCACACggaagccacacacacacatagatacCGAGTAGGGGGCGTTGCGTTGCGATTAAACCGACAGCGACAGCGGCTAATGGAGGTCCCAGGCGAACATCGAAACACATTCACCTTGCGTAGGGAGTCACGGAAAGCCAGAGGGCACGCCGGTGCAGCGGTTTATGGGATGAGAATGATGTGACGCTGAGGGAAGTGAGGGATGCAAGAAGCAGATTGATTTATGCCACCAAACGATAAACAATTTAGATGTCTCAAGGTTGCGGTACGGCACTGGGTGCGGCTGTATCATCTGTCACGCGTTTAATGTGAACGTTCCATCAGCGAGTGATGATGAATTGCATACAGGTTTAATGTGATCTCTTGAATGAAAGTAACTTAAGCAACTTGCATAATGAATGCtaacacttcttcttcttcttccctttGCCTTGCTACAGTGGATGATTCATCGGGCAAGTACACGAAGGGGTTCTTCTGGGGCAACAACTACTGGACGGGCTCGATGGACCAGTGCTCGTACATCTACCAGAACGATAGCGACACCGACCCGGCACCGAAGAAGAAGGGCCGCAACACGGACATCACCTACATCAATGGCAATTTCCTCGGGTCGTCCGAGATGGAGCACCAGAATCCTCCGTTCGTGCCCGGCTTCTACATGGCGAAAATTCTCATCAACGGCACCGAATCATTCAATGCGGtaagtgtttatgttttggcCAAGATGCTATCCTCTAATGATCGTGTTGCTGATGTGTCTTTTGCGATTTGCAGATTCGTACCGTCGTGGTGGGACTTTGTCTGCCGAGTGGTTGCAGCATTGCCGATGTAGAAACACTGCTCAAGCTGGACATCGACCGACGGCACGTTGATCAGGAGCTGGTTGGGGTACGATCGCCCACGTTGAACAATTTCTCGCTGTGGGACGATTTTACCTTCCGGATCTTATTGTACGTAGCAATGCAGACGTCGCGAATGGTTACCATTTATAAAGCTCACTGGCTTATCTTCTCGTTTTATCTGTTTGTCGTTTTTGCAGCGTCTTTTCGGTGATCGTCGTGATCCTGCTGATCAGCGGTACCGGATATGATCTTGTGCTGCGCCGCCGCTACAAAGCCAAGATGCGCATCAAGAGCTACTGCAAGGAGCTGACCGGGGATATGACGAACGGGTTGGGCTGCACGACGTACGATCTGACGCACCGCGAGCCGGAAGAGAACGGCAAAGGTAACTGCACGGTTATCCGAGTACCGACGAGCGTTAACAATAACAACTCCGATGAGAACCTTGCCGTGGAGCTGACCGCAACGGAGGAAACCAAGTTGAGTAAGTTCCGCCCGGTCGGATCGGTGTTCTTGGATCGTCTCcgagttgtgtgtgtatgtgtgtgtgtgggtctgtAGTTTTGTCCAGGAGCTGTCCAGGAACTCCTGTACACACTTCCAAAGCAGTGTGAGCTTCTGGAGAGTCAACAGAGTAACTAACAAACTTAACCCCCAAAAAACTGCACCCGATTGTGTGCTAATATGTGTGTGTCGCTAACAGTTGGTTGGTGTTGGGTCCTTTGCACAactttgtgtgctttttaatcAGTTCTTACTGATGACATAGAGTTCtgatgtgtttattttgtgtcCCATTTCCTCCAAAGGTTTGTGGGCCGAGCTGCTCTTATCATTCTCGGTGGTGACCAACTTTAAGGCGATCTGTGACAAGAATGTCGGAAACGATACCATTCCCTCCATTCACGGACTTCGTGCCATCTCTATGGCGTGGGTCATTCTGGGTAAGTTGAGCTGAGGTGCAGAAGAGACAAGTACGTTCACTAATTAATTCTCTTATGGCAGGCCACACGATGATTGTCGTGTTCAAGTACTCCGACAACATGGAGCTGCGCAAGGTGGTGGAGAAAGAGTTCCTGTTCCAGATCGTGCTGAACGGTGCGTACAGTGTGGATACGTTCTTCTTCATCAGTGGATTCCTCGTGTCGTTCATCTACTTCCGCACGAATGCGAAGGGTAAGCTGGAGAAGCTGACCAAGGGTGTGAGTGAGTTTACGGCCGGAACGTTCCACTTCTTCGGACTGGTTGGTTATCGTTTTGTGAGGTAAGGAAGATGAGTTATGCCTCCAAAAAGAGATTGTGTAATGACGATGAATGATAATTGTTACAGATTGACTGCCCCTTACCTGTACGTACTCGGAGTGGTGGAGGTTGTGATGCGTTATCTGGAGCAGAATTCCGTGTTTGAACCACCGACGCAGGATCACATCAACTGTCCAAAGTACTGGTGGCGTAACATTCTGTACATCAACACCCTTTTCCCAGTGGAGCAGATG comes from the Anopheles coluzzii chromosome 2, AcolN3, whole genome shotgun sequence genome and includes:
- the LOC120951299 gene encoding nose resistant to fluoxetine protein 6, with translation MKRTRIWSGWSISVMLLLVALLHCSATGGQEVNVTLAQPEGTNQSINFSFDRLILLEEKLTVFDIKRIANGWSTLRPRLSGTCGDQMTQYLLGLQEEKLWALKMDDSSGKYTKGFFWGNNYWTGSMDQCSYIYQNDSDTDPAPKKKGRNTDITYINGNFLGSSEMEHQNPPFVPGFYMAKILINGTESFNAIRTVVVGLCLPSGCSIADVETLLKLDIDRRHVDQELVGVRSPTLNNFSLWDDFTFRILFVFSVIVVILLISGTGYDLVLRRRYKAKMRIKSYCKELTGDMTNGLGCTTYDLTHREPEENGKGNCTVIRVPTSVNNNNSDENLAVELTATEETKLSLWAELLLSFSVVTNFKAICDKNVGNDTIPSIHGLRAISMAWVILGHTMIVVFKYSDNMELRKVVEKEFLFQIVLNGAYSVDTFFFISGFLVSFIYFRTNAKGKLEKLTKGVSEFTAGTFHFFGLVGYRFVRLTAPYLYVLGVVEVVMRYLEQNSVFEPPTQDHINCPKYWWRNILYINTLFPVEQMCMLWSWYLADDTQFYIIGALILIIAVRHFKFAATMMSVFMVSAWATTAYIAFSNNHMPDADDPFALFDKIYDKPWTRLGPYLVGMSVGWILFKTNCKIKMSLLTVISGWVTSTMMMLYLLFGLYNTTLTQTAAAAYSSLSHTGWAIGCGWVIVACSSGYGGWVNKLLSTPILYPFSRVTYCAYLVHPIINRIFALESDSPIHMTPNALATVYLGQVVSSYVLAFIISLSFEAPVVTMLKILSPNRKKRI